A DNA window from Borrelia sp. HM contains the following coding sequences:
- a CDS encoding YebC/PmpR family DNA-binding transcriptional regulator — MSGHSKWSTIKRKKGALDAKKNKIFTKLIREISVAAKMGGGEIDSNARLRLAINKARIANMPKDNIDKAIKKGIGDNTGAEYFELTYEAYAPHGVALIINCLTDNKNRTASDVRSVLSKSGGSLGAPGSVSYMFHKKGLISYSLDKYSEDIIMELALEAGAEDVYSEGSQIEVITSVENFESVLSVLKTKFEEDISEIALIPENKISLNKEQMNKIIVLIEKLEDFDDIQEVVHNLEITDEID, encoded by the coding sequence ATGTCTGGTCATAGTAAATGGTCAACTATAAAGAGAAAGAAAGGTGCTCTTGATGCTAAGAAAAATAAAATTTTTACTAAGTTAATTCGTGAAATAAGTGTTGCGGCTAAGATGGGTGGGGGAGAGATTGACTCTAATGCTAGATTGCGACTTGCTATTAATAAAGCAAGAATTGCTAATATGCCTAAAGATAATATTGATAAAGCAATAAAAAAGGGTATTGGAGATAATACAGGAGCTGAATATTTTGAGCTTACTTATGAGGCTTATGCACCCCATGGTGTAGCCTTAATAATTAACTGTTTAACTGATAATAAAAATAGAACAGCAAGTGATGTAAGGAGTGTTCTTTCAAAAAGTGGCGGTTCTCTTGGCGCTCCAGGGTCTGTATCTTATATGTTTCACAAAAAAGGATTAATTTCTTATAGTTTAGATAAATATTCTGAAGATATAATAATGGAACTTGCATTAGAGGCGGGGGCAGAAGATGTTTATAGTGAAGGTTCTCAAATAGAAGTAATAACAAGTGTTGAAAATTTTGAATCTGTTCTATCTGTTTTAAAAACAAAATTTGAAGAAGACATTTCAGAAATTGCTCTTATTCCTGAGAATAAAATTTCTTTAAATAAAGAGCAAATGAATAAAATAATTGTTCTTATTGAAAAATTAGAAGATTTTGATGATATTCAGGAAGTTGTACATAATTTGGAAATTACTGATGAGATTGATTAA
- the ruvB gene encoding Holliday junction branch migration DNA helicase RuvB, with the protein MKEGTNFLSSDKDFLYDTNENELRPKSLGEFVGQSHIKENLNIFIRASKDRNEALDHMFLSGPPGLGKTTLASIVAFEMNATIKVTSAPALDKPKDIVGILTTLDDKSILFIDELHRLKPVVEEMLYIAMEDYKIDWIIGQGPSARTVRIPIPQFTLIGATTKPGKVAAPLYARFGIVLRFELYNEDELVRIIKRNSVILNVNLEDKAAWLLAKSSRGTPRIANRLLRRMRDFAQVGGYNFITESIVNFGLKMLKIDHEGLDDQDRNILRNLILKFKGGPVGVETLAISVGETADSLEDFYEPYLILKGLIERTSRGRRATDLAYLHLNLDKNNNLNSEENEYQRVLF; encoded by the coding sequence TTGAAAGAGGGAACTAATTTTTTAAGTTCTGATAAAGATTTTTTGTATGATACTAATGAAAATGAACTTAGACCTAAATCCCTTGGAGAGTTTGTTGGACAATCTCATATTAAGGAAAACTTAAATATTTTTATAAGAGCATCTAAGGATAGAAATGAAGCACTTGATCATATGTTTTTAAGTGGACCTCCAGGTCTTGGGAAAACTACTCTTGCTAGTATAGTTGCTTTTGAAATGAATGCTACAATTAAGGTTACTTCAGCTCCAGCTCTTGATAAACCGAAGGATATTGTTGGTATTTTAACAACTCTTGATGATAAAAGTATTCTCTTTATTGATGAATTGCATAGACTTAAACCTGTTGTAGAAGAGATGCTTTATATTGCAATGGAAGATTATAAGATAGATTGGATAATTGGCCAAGGTCCTTCTGCAAGGACTGTAAGAATTCCAATTCCTCAATTTACTTTAATTGGTGCTACTACAAAACCTGGGAAAGTTGCCGCACCACTTTATGCTAGATTTGGTATTGTGTTGAGATTTGAGCTTTATAATGAAGATGAACTTGTAAGAATAATCAAAAGAAATTCGGTTATTTTAAATGTTAATTTAGAGGATAAGGCCGCTTGGCTTCTGGCAAAAAGTTCAAGAGGCACTCCTCGTATTGCAAATAGACTCTTAAGACGAATGAGAGATTTTGCTCAAGTTGGTGGTTATAATTTTATTACAGAGAGTATTGTAAATTTTGGACTTAAAATGTTAAAAATTGATCATGAAGGTCTTGATGATCAAGATAGAAATATTTTAAGGAATTTAATCTTGAAGTTTAAAGGTGGACCTGTTGGTGTTGAAACTTTAGCAATTTCTGTTGGTGAAACGGCAGATTCACTTGAAGATTTTTATGAACCTTATTTGATTTTAAAGGGATTAATTGAGAGGACTAGTAGAGGACGCAGAGCTACTGATTTAGCGTATCTTCATTTGAATTTGGATAAGAATAATAACTTAAATAGTGAAGAAAATGAATACCAAAGAGTTTTATTTTGA
- the ruvA gene encoding Holliday junction branch migration protein RuvA has protein sequence MINKIYGKIVEKRESSVVIVVLPFEFEVFISSFCMKKLDLLENVEMLTYIYLRENEIKLFGFLNLLEREVFENLISVDGIGPRAALRILSGIKYSEFRNAIEKEDIRLISKVKGIGNKIAGKIFLKLKGKFVKSDELDLDIRFKDLEQSIVNMGFDRKLVISKIKEILVTDEFLMLGESEQEQFLFREILKRLAGSI, from the coding sequence ATGATCAATAAAATTTATGGTAAAATTGTAGAAAAAAGGGAATCTAGTGTTGTTATAGTAGTGCTTCCCTTTGAATTTGAGGTTTTCATTAGTTCTTTTTGTATGAAAAAATTGGACCTGCTAGAAAATGTTGAAATGTTAACTTATATTTATTTACGAGAAAATGAAATTAAGCTTTTTGGTTTTTTGAATTTATTAGAGAGAGAGGTTTTCGAGAATCTTATTAGTGTTGATGGAATAGGACCAAGAGCCGCTTTAAGGATATTGTCTGGAATAAAATATAGCGAATTTAGGAATGCTATTGAAAAGGAGGATATTAGGCTTATTTCTAAAGTCAAAGGAATTGGAAATAAAATAGCAGGCAAAATATTTTTAAAACTTAAAGGAAAATTTGTGAAATCTGATGAGTTAGATTTAGATATAAGATTTAAAGATCTTGAACAGTCAATTGTTAATATGGGTTTTGATAGAAAGTTAGTTATATCTAAGATAAAAGAAATTTTGGTTACTGATGAATTTTTGATGTTGGGTGAGAGTGAACAAGAACAATTTTTATTTAGAGAAATTTTAAAAAGGCTTGCAGGTTCAATTTAA
- the ruvC gene encoding crossover junction endodeoxyribonuclease RuvC, whose translation MRILGIDPGLANVGWGVLDQEGSRYIYVQDGTIITDPRVSLKDRLNIIHDNLVLIIDKFKPNVASIEGIYFSKNKKTAISVAESRGAIILTLALQNIDFYEYTPIQVKNSISGFGRIKKLQVKYVIRILLGMNSNFVFTSEHSSDALALAICHGNHRA comes from the coding sequence ATGAGAATATTAGGTATTGATCCTGGTCTTGCAAATGTTGGATGGGGCGTTTTAGATCAAGAGGGTAGTCGGTATATATATGTTCAAGATGGAACTATTATAACTGATCCTCGTGTTTCTTTAAAAGATAGACTGAACATCATTCATGATAATCTTGTTCTAATTATTGATAAGTTCAAGCCTAATGTTGCAAGTATTGAGGGTATTTATTTTTCTAAAAATAAAAAAACTGCAATAAGTGTGGCTGAATCTCGAGGTGCGATTATTTTAACCCTTGCTTTACAAAATATAGATTTTTATGAGTATACTCCAATACAAGTTAAAAATTCGATTTCTGGATTTGGCAGAATAAAAAAGTTACAAGTGAAATATGTTATTCGTATTTTACTTGGAATGAATTCTAATTTTGTTTTTACTAGTGAGCATAGTAGTGATGCACTGGCTCTTGCAATTTGTCATGGTAATCATAGAGCTTAG